The genomic interval GGGACGGAAAAAAATTCGCGCTGCTGTCAGATATGCTCATGAAACGGTATGGAGCCAGGATACTTTTACTCGGAGACCATAAGGACGCGGATGTATGCCGCGATATAGAGGCGTTTACGGATGACAAGGTCATCAACCTGTGCGGCAGGACATCCATGGGGGAGTTTGTGGAGTATCTGACAAGGTGCAGGATGGTGGTGACGAACGACGGGGGGCCTCTCCATACGGCTGTGGGCCTGGGTGTGCCGACCGTTTCCATATTCGGCCCGGTCGATGAGGTCGTGTACGGGCCATATAAGAGCGATGTCGTCCACAGGGTCGTATCAAAAAAAGAGTTACCCTGCCGCCCGTGTTATAAGCGGTTTAAATTCAATAAATGCGATAACAGGCTCTGTCTCGATTCAATCACGGTCGATGATGTCATGAAGGCCTGCGAAGAGGTCATTGCCGCGGGCAAGGAAGAGAGATGAGGATCGCTTTAATCTATCCGTCCATCTACGAATCCGGTTTTAATAAAGACGGGCGGGATATCGTATTTAACCAAGTCCATCCGGGGCTGTGTTACCTGAGCGCCGTCTGCAAGAAAGAAGGCTTAAAGGATATAACGCTTGTGGACTTGAGGACGCTGCGGGGTTGGGATGATTTTAAGGAAAAGATACGCCAGGCCCGCCCGGAAGTCGCCGGGATCACCATGATGAGCCCTGACTATAGTTATGCCATGCAATGCGTCGATATAATAAAAGAAGCGGCCCCCGCGGCAAAGATAGTGGTAGGCGGATATCACCCCACCATAATGACGGACCAGGTCGCGGCGAACGATAAGGTTGATCACATTGTAGTAGGCGAAGGCGAGATAACTTTTCCCAAACTTTTGCGCCGGCTGGAGAGAGGCGAGAGCGTAAGCCGTATAATAAAAGGCGAGATGCCCGACGTGGATTCGCTCCCATTTATCGACAGGGAGCTCTTCGATTGCCTGGAACTACCGTTCGATTTCTTCCTCCCGGTCCCGTTCTTTTCGATACTTGGAGGCAGGGGATGCCCATATAATTGTAATTTCTGTTCTCCGGCCGGCAAACTGATGCACGGCTACAGGATAAGGCGAAGAAGCGTCGATCACGTCATAGAAGAACTGCGGTTCCTTCGCGACGTATACACGTTTAACAGCCTCCAGTTCTGGGACGACTGTTTCACGGAGGATAGGGGTTGGGTAATGGAGTTTTGTGAGAAGTACAAGAGGTCCGGTTTTGACAAGCCTTTCATCGTCCAGACGCGCGCCGATATAATATGCAAAAACCCCGATATGATGAAGGCCCTCAAGAAGGCCGGGCTTGTTATGGCCCAGATAGGTTTCGAGAGCGGCAACGATCGCGTGTTAAAGTTCATGAATAAAGGGACGACGGTCAAGCAGAACCTTGGCGCGGCCAGGATCTGCAAGTCTCTCGGCATAAAGGTATGGGCATATAATATGTTCGGGCTTCCTACGGAGACGAGTGAAGAGGCGCAGGATACGGTCAGGATGATAAAAAAAATAGCGCCATACAGGTCGAGCGCGGCGTTCTTTACGCCGCATCCGGGCAGTCATTTTTACGAATATTGTAAAAAGAACGGCCTGTCGCTCATAGACCATAATGACGCCTTTGCGCGTTATCCGGAAGTAGACAAGCCTAAGATAAAAGGCGTGGACTATGACGCCATGAGGAAGTTGGCCAGGGCGTCGAAGGACCTGTCCCCGGCAGTGAAGCTGAGAATAAGGATCGAAAGGATATTTGCCCATAAGAAGAACAAGGTCTTCAGGATAAGGTTCGCCGAGTGGCTTGCGAAATATCCGTCTTTGAACAAGACGGCGGTTTTAAGGATGATGAATCAGGCATCGTGAGGGGTGATATGCCGAGAGTAAGCGTAGTAATGCCGACGTATAATTGCGCCAGGTACCTGGGGGAATCGATCGACAGCGTCCTTGACCAATCATATAAGGACCTGGAGCTGATAGTAGTGGACGGCGAGTCGACCGACAACACAGACGCTATAGCCGCCTCATACGCGAAGGACCCCAGATTCGTTTTTATAAAGAAGCGCTCCGGCATCGCCGGCGCGCGCAATGTGGGGATAAGGGCCGCCAAGGGCGAGTTCATAATATTCCTCGATTCGGACGATCTTTTGCTGGAAGGGACCATAGCCAAACAGGTGGCTTTCATGGACAGCCATAAGAAATGCGGGATATGCTACGCAAACACGATATATTTCAATACGGATACGAAGAAAGAAGTGATGACCACCTATCATAATTTTTCGGGCGACATATTCTATTACCTTAAGAGGAACAATTTTATCCATCCGTCCGCTGTGATAGCTACAAGAAAGCTTTGTCTGGAAACGATGTATGACGAGACCCTGCCGCCGCACGAAGACTGGGACTTTGTCCTGAGGATAGCGCTCAAGGGCGTGAAGTTCTATTATATAAAAGAGGTCCTTACAAAGATAAGGGTAAGGGGCGGCAGCACGACGACCGGAAACAAGGATTTTAAACTGGCTAGGGACGTTGTCGGATTGAAAGCGAAGATGGTATATTGGAGGCAGTTCAAGAGCGGGATGAACGTCTATTCTCTGAACGGCTGGTGGACTATATACAGGTACCTTAAATTCAAGATAGGGGCGTTCCTTATCGGTTTTCCGAAAGCGGCGCGTTATAACAGGCCCGTTCCCAATGAGTTGGTCGGGTGAAATTTTTCGCTCCACCACAGGGCAGCTTAACGGCAGGCGCCCTTTCGGCTAATTTTGCCGTCAAGAGTATTGAGCTTGGTATTAGTTATATATTTTTTATCTTGCTGTTATGGAGACAACGGCTCTAAAGGGTTTGTGTTGCGGTGCGGCCTCGGCAAAATATAACGCCTCAAGGGCAACCTGCCGTTATCTGCCCCTGCAGTATGAGCGAAGAAATTTTACTAAGGGGGCAGGATAGAAGTAGCTTCGGCAACCGCCCGTAAGTTCCCTGCCCGCCTGAAGCAGTCTCTTGCTGGCAGGCGGGTGCCATCTGAGGAGCGAAAAATTTTACTGAAGGAGTGAGTTTGGAAATTTTTACGGGTGATGCTCCTTCCAGACTTTTTCTCGATAAGGGCGAAGTTTGGGATGGGGCAGTACAGATACGCGCATAGAATATACCGATATGTAATGACTGAATGCCAAGTTAGACCGTTATTTACAGAGTTTAGTATAAAGAAATAGGGAGATTGTAAACCCCAAACGAGCCCTTTAAAAGAAAAAGTCGAAGGAGCAGCAGGACCCGTAAAAATTTCATAATGAGCGAATATTTTCAGTGCTCGAATAACGAGGCTTAGATTGAAGCAGAATACGCAAAAAATATTGAGTGATATATGAGCGAATGCGACATAATAATACCGGTGCTGGATAACCTGGAGCTGACGAGGAATTGCCTCGAGAGCGTTTACGCCAATATACACACGCCGTTCGGTTTGATTTTGATAGATAACGGCTCTGCGCCCGAGACAAAAAATTATCTTAGGGAGTTCGCGGCTTCACATAAGAACGTGCGGCTGATGGAGAATGCTGAGAACGTCGGATGGGTGAAGGCGGTGAACCAGGGCCTTAAAGCGTCGTCCTCCCGGTTCATGTGCGTCATGAATAACGACACGATCGTAAGGACCGGCGATTGGATTTCAAAATTGATCGCGGTCGCGAAGAGCGGGAACGATATAGGCCTCGTGAACCCGTTCTTCCAGGCGAAAAGGATGTGCCCGGAATGCGACGCCCCATTTACCGAGATAGATTTCTGCCGCGGTTATTGCGTATTGATAAAGAGGGAAGTGCTGGACAAGATAGGGCTGTGGGACGAGGCTTACGGGATCGGTTACTACGACGACCACGACTATTCCGTCGCGGCGATACGCGCGGGATTCAGGTGCGTCAGGGCGAATGACGTATTTGTCGAGCACCTCGGCGACTCTACTTTTTGCGCTCTTTTCGATGACGCGAAGAGGCGCGCGTTACACGAAAGGAATAAGAGGTATTTCTATTCAAAGTGGGGCAGGCGGCTGAATATAGTCTTTATTTTGGCGAGGAGAAATAATAATAAATCGGTCGAGGATATCCTCTTGGCGCTTGCGAGGAGGCAGCATATAATATATCTCTGGAATCTGACCGGTTTACGTCTCGCGATAAAGCATATTAATATAAGAGAGAAGGTCGTGCC from Candidatus Omnitrophota bacterium carries:
- a CDS encoding radical SAM protein, with amino-acid sequence MRIALIYPSIYESGFNKDGRDIVFNQVHPGLCYLSAVCKKEGLKDITLVDLRTLRGWDDFKEKIRQARPEVAGITMMSPDYSYAMQCVDIIKEAAPAAKIVVGGYHPTIMTDQVAANDKVDHIVVGEGEITFPKLLRRLERGESVSRIIKGEMPDVDSLPFIDRELFDCLELPFDFFLPVPFFSILGGRGCPYNCNFCSPAGKLMHGYRIRRRSVDHVIEELRFLRDVYTFNSLQFWDDCFTEDRGWVMEFCEKYKRSGFDKPFIVQTRADIICKNPDMMKALKKAGLVMAQIGFESGNDRVLKFMNKGTTVKQNLGAARICKSLGIKVWAYNMFGLPTETSEEAQDTVRMIKKIAPYRSSAAFFTPHPGSHFYEYCKKNGLSLIDHNDAFARYPEVDKPKIKGVDYDAMRKLARASKDLSPAVKLRIRIERIFAHKKNKVFRIRFAEWLAKYPSLNKTAVLRMMNQAS
- a CDS encoding glycosyltransferase translates to MPRVSVVMPTYNCARYLGESIDSVLDQSYKDLELIVVDGESTDNTDAIAASYAKDPRFVFIKKRSGIAGARNVGIRAAKGEFIIFLDSDDLLLEGTIAKQVAFMDSHKKCGICYANTIYFNTDTKKEVMTTYHNFSGDIFYYLKRNNFIHPSAVIATRKLCLETMYDETLPPHEDWDFVLRIALKGVKFYYIKEVLTKIRVRGGSTTTGNKDFKLARDVVGLKAKMVYWRQFKSGMNVYSLNGWWTIYRYLKFKIGAFLIGFPKAARYNRPVPNELVG
- a CDS encoding glycosyltransferase, giving the protein MSECDIIIPVLDNLELTRNCLESVYANIHTPFGLILIDNGSAPETKNYLREFAASHKNVRLMENAENVGWVKAVNQGLKASSSRFMCVMNNDTIVRTGDWISKLIAVAKSGNDIGLVNPFFQAKRMCPECDAPFTEIDFCRGYCVLIKREVLDKIGLWDEAYGIGYYDDHDYSVAAIRAGFRCVRANDVFVEHLGDSTFCALFDDAKRRALHERNKRYFYSKWGRRLNIVFILARRNNNKSVEDILLALARRQHIIYLWNLTGLRLAIKHINIREKVVPPIIFKLLRFISIRLNGLKRESKRYDLIFVNDGPSALDDTANVYHVDAGRDAGRIMEIADKAAKVVG